From a single Rhizobium lusitanum genomic region:
- a CDS encoding GNAT family N-acetyltransferase — MLKPLPKYLPAPERDPVAEVHFSIRAVGRDAWNACFHDQVEDYDCLLAIEEAGIAGFDWRYITIVEDGRVSAAMPVFLCPYALDTTLEDGWLRRAVRRVRQRFPGFLTLRLACLGSPCTETGAVGFHPDVPPERRTVLFAELLSFFEELAATEDCSLMGIKDIPEPVTAEFGGLLSGRGYASIGGLPTAWLDVDFKTIDEYLARLSAGTRKDMRRKLKSFEQVRVEMRTDFGDFLPKVMALYHDTRNRSEWQFEELTPDYFEGILARMRGRSFCAFYFVEDKLLAANLIVHDEHIAIDKFFCMDGEAGRPYNLYFLSWFTNLRYCLEHGIGRYQSGQAYYENKVRLGSQLTANTMFFRHRNPVLQKILRLVSPLLSTDEAGQ, encoded by the coding sequence ATGCTCAAGCCCTTGCCTAAATATTTGCCGGCACCGGAACGAGATCCTGTCGCCGAGGTGCATTTCAGCATCCGCGCCGTCGGCCGCGATGCCTGGAATGCCTGCTTCCACGATCAGGTCGAGGATTATGACTGCCTGCTGGCCATCGAGGAGGCCGGTATCGCCGGTTTCGACTGGCGCTACATCACCATCGTTGAGGACGGGCGGGTCAGTGCCGCCATGCCGGTCTTCCTCTGCCCGTATGCGCTGGACACGACATTGGAGGACGGCTGGCTCCGCAGGGCGGTGCGCCGCGTGCGGCAACGCTTTCCGGGTTTCCTGACGCTGCGTCTTGCCTGCCTCGGTTCTCCCTGTACCGAAACGGGCGCTGTCGGTTTTCACCCCGACGTGCCGCCGGAACGCCGCACGGTGCTGTTTGCCGAGCTGCTGTCGTTCTTTGAGGAGCTCGCGGCCACGGAAGATTGCTCGCTGATGGGCATCAAGGATATTCCCGAGCCGGTCACCGCCGAATTTGGCGGCCTGCTCTCGGGCCGCGGCTATGCCTCGATCGGTGGCCTGCCGACCGCGTGGCTCGACGTGGATTTCAAGACGATCGACGAGTATCTTGCCAGGCTGTCGGCGGGCACCCGCAAGGACATGCGCCGCAAGCTGAAATCCTTCGAGCAGGTCAGGGTCGAAATGCGGACGGATTTCGGCGATTTCCTGCCGAAGGTCATGGCGCTCTACCACGACACGCGCAATCGCAGCGAATGGCAGTTCGAGGAACTCACCCCGGACTATTTCGAGGGCATCCTCGCCCGGATGCGTGGCCGCTCCTTCTGTGCCTTCTATTTCGTCGAAGACAAGCTCTTGGCCGCCAATCTGATCGTGCATGACGAACACATCGCCATCGACAAGTTCTTCTGCATGGATGGGGAAGCGGGGCGGCCTTACAATCTCTATTTTCTCAGCTGGTTCACCAATCTGCGCTATTGCCTCGAGCATGGGATCGGCCGTTATCAGAGCGGCCAGGCCTATTATGAAAACAAGGTGCGGCTCGGGAGCCAGTTGACCGCCAATACGATGTTCTTCCGGCATCGCAATCCTGTTCTCCAGAAGATATTGCGGCTGGTTTCGCCACTGCTTTCCACAGATGAGGCGGGCCAGTGA
- a CDS encoding fatty acid desaturase family protein: protein MKIFAHTRWDVAPVLAAVAHLAFDVYLIVGFESRPLWLSTVLGCLYAVSISWNINSISHNFIHTPYFKPRWMNYAFSLLESVAIGFSQTYYHWVHMRHHSGNSDRPDDKGETIDMLSIYRHGHNGEPENVWSYTFLSFFRDSLGDIHKAIARRRPFDAKWGRFELFFFFGLAAIALIYDWKAVLFFVPFYYLGNCLSSLNGYYEHLHGDPDEPIAWGVSSHKPFYNWLWFGNGYHAEHHYRPKTHWTKLPTLHEQIKDEQEKAGTHVISTCHALGFMAKENRQSELSHES, encoded by the coding sequence ATGAAAATCTTTGCTCATACCAGATGGGATGTGGCGCCGGTTCTGGCCGCCGTGGCGCATCTCGCCTTCGACGTCTACCTGATCGTCGGCTTCGAAAGCCGGCCCTTGTGGCTCTCGACGGTTCTCGGCTGCCTCTATGCCGTGTCGATCTCGTGGAACATCAACAGCATATCCCATAATTTCATTCACACGCCCTATTTCAAGCCGCGCTGGATGAACTATGCCTTCAGCCTGCTGGAATCGGTCGCGATCGGCTTCTCGCAGACCTATTATCATTGGGTGCATATGCGTCACCATTCCGGCAACAGCGACCGGCCGGACGACAAGGGTGAGACGATCGACATGCTGTCGATCTACCGCCACGGCCACAACGGCGAGCCGGAGAATGTGTGGTCCTACACGTTCCTGAGCTTCTTCCGCGACAGCCTTGGCGACATCCACAAGGCGATTGCCCGCCGCCGCCCCTTCGATGCGAAATGGGGCCGGTTCGAGCTGTTTTTCTTCTTCGGTCTCGCCGCGATTGCATTGATCTATGACTGGAAGGCCGTGCTGTTCTTCGTGCCCTTCTATTATCTCGGCAACTGCCTGTCGTCGCTGAACGGCTATTACGAGCATCTGCACGGCGATCCAGACGAGCCGATTGCCTGGGGCGTCAGCAGCCACAAGCCGTTCTACAATTGGCTGTGGTTCGGCAATGGCTATCATGCCGAACATCACTACCGCCCGAAGACCCACTGGACGAAACTGCCAACCTTGCACGAGCAGATCAAGGACGAGCAGGAAAAGGCCGGCACGCATGTGATCAGCACCTGCCACGCCCTCGGCTTCATGGCCAAGGAGAACCGGCAGTCGGAGCTTTCTCATGAAAGCTGA
- a CDS encoding EamA family transporter has product MSSMRLSWLAVPVLNTLFQFFIKHGAEQLGDATGAGWLWQALGSHWILAAIAVEIACFFIWMNVLSELDLSRAFPLSGVSYVLIIATGWFVFGEPIVGLQVVGSGLILTGVWLIAGAAGEATSGDGWTKRGSLRADSGEDR; this is encoded by the coding sequence ATGTCATCAATGCGCCTATCCTGGCTTGCCGTGCCGGTGTTGAACACGCTGTTCCAGTTCTTCATCAAGCACGGCGCCGAGCAACTGGGTGACGCGACCGGTGCCGGCTGGCTATGGCAGGCGCTCGGCTCGCATTGGATCCTGGCGGCGATCGCCGTCGAGATCGCCTGCTTCTTCATCTGGATGAACGTGCTTTCCGAACTCGACCTCAGCCGGGCCTTCCCGCTTTCCGGTGTAAGCTACGTCTTGATCATCGCCACCGGCTGGTTCGTCTTCGGCGAACCTATCGTCGGCCTTCAGGTGGTCGGCAGTGGCCTGATCCTGACGGGCGTCTGGCTGATCGCCGGCGCGGCCGGTGAGGCGACGAGCGGAGATGGCTGGACGAAGCGCGGTTCGCTGCGCGCCGACAGCGGTGAGGATCGATAA
- a CDS encoding EamA family transporter, translating to MSGTLTLPMLGLILFCVLAETAREVCFKQSASENALLAAMTKPVTWLGIVFWAVELFAWTAVLERVPLTIAFPLMALSYVVVVLAGGMIFKENINLRHAMGVFLVTAGVACVGVTGL from the coding sequence ATGAGCGGCACCCTGACCCTTCCCATGCTCGGCCTCATCCTTTTCTGCGTGCTGGCGGAAACGGCGCGCGAGGTCTGTTTCAAGCAGTCGGCAAGCGAAAACGCGTTGCTTGCGGCAATGACAAAGCCTGTCACATGGCTTGGCATCGTCTTCTGGGCGGTAGAGCTATTCGCCTGGACCGCCGTTCTCGAGCGTGTCCCCCTCACCATCGCCTTTCCGCTGATGGCGCTGAGCTATGTCGTCGTCGTGCTCGCAGGGGGCATGATCTTCAAGGAAAACATCAATCTCCGCCACGCGATGGGCGTGTTCCTGGTGACCGCCGGCGTGGCCTGTGTGGGAGTAACCGGACTATGA
- a CDS encoding alpha/beta hydrolase yields MKADELSFFLEGTNGKGVLLIHGLTGAPAEMKLVARHLNRKGYSVYAPLLAGHGVDAGTLRRSRWEDWLDSVVQASSVLAERTQQVFAAGICVGGKLSMLAAERQPETIRAVAIYSPCFHYDGWDVPFYYPLLSSQISWLSRIPFLDRLNFRETASLGIKDERMRRLIGTMAGEGVLETFPGKGLVEMHRLGKTLRGRLPQMKTPTLILHAEDDDLSSPKHARYISDHIGGPHELRWIKDSYHMIHVDRQHRQVADFTADFFEASHAQALA; encoded by the coding sequence ATGAAAGCTGATGAACTGAGCTTCTTTCTGGAGGGCACCAATGGAAAAGGGGTCCTCCTGATCCATGGGCTGACCGGGGCTCCGGCAGAAATGAAGCTGGTCGCGCGGCACCTCAATCGCAAGGGCTACAGCGTCTATGCGCCGTTGCTGGCCGGGCATGGGGTGGATGCGGGCACGCTGCGGCGCTCGCGATGGGAGGACTGGCTGGACAGCGTCGTGCAGGCATCGTCGGTGCTCGCCGAAAGAACGCAGCAGGTCTTCGCCGCGGGTATCTGCGTCGGTGGCAAGCTTTCGATGCTGGCGGCTGAACGTCAGCCGGAAACGATCCGTGCCGTGGCCATCTATTCCCCCTGCTTTCACTATGACGGCTGGGACGTTCCCTTCTATTATCCGCTTTTATCCTCGCAGATCAGCTGGCTGTCGCGCATTCCTTTTCTCGATCGTCTCAATTTCCGCGAGACCGCATCCCTCGGGATCAAGGACGAGCGCATGCGTCGGCTGATCGGGACTATGGCCGGGGAAGGCGTGCTCGAAACATTCCCCGGCAAGGGGCTGGTCGAAATGCATCGGCTGGGCAAGACCCTGCGCGGTCGGCTGCCGCAGATGAAGACGCCGACGCTGATCCTGCACGCCGAGGACGATGACCTCAGCAGCCCTAAACATGCGCGTTACATTTCCGATCACATCGGTGGTCCGCACGAGCTCAGATGGATCAAGGACAGTTACCACATGATCCATGTCGACCGTCAGCATCGGCAGGTGGCGGATTTCACTGCGGATTTTTTTGAGGCAAGCCATGCTCAAGCCCTTGCCTAA